ACTCGGCTGCCTGCCTGCTCACTACTCCTGCCTGTGTGTGACTCGGctactgtctctctgcctgcctggttCTCTgactggctgcctgtctgtctggttctctgactgtttccctggctgagtagctgcctggctggctgcctggttctctgactgtctgcctgtttCCCTGGCTGAGTAGCTGCCTGGTTCTCTGACTGGCTGCCTGTTTCCCTGGCTGAgtagctgcctggctggctgcctggttctctgactgtctgcctgtttccctggctgtgtagctgcctggctggctgcctggttctctgactgtctgcctgtttCCCTGGCTGAGTAGCTGCCTGGCTGTCTGCCTGGTACCTTTTCTGCTGCAGCACTCCGTCCAGGTCCTGCTGTTTGTCTCGTAGAAGCCTCTGGAGGTGCTGTATTTCTGTCTGGTAGGAGGCAGCCCTCCCTGCAAAGTCCTCCTCCTGCTCCACCAGCCTCTGGCCCAGAACCCCGAGGCTGCAGGCTGCCTGCTTCTTgtacacctggagagagagaggaggagacagtcaGACCGCTGCCTgctcctgtagagagagagagagagagagaggaggagaggaggagacagtcaGACCACTGCCTGCtcctggaaggagagagagagtagaggaagcGGTTAGACTGCCGGctccctgggagagagaggagaccctgTCAGGGGGATGGCTCCACCACAGAATGGACATTTAGCACCGCCACTACTACCAGCACCTTGAGGAGCATAGGAGAACTAAGGCTATTAAGTACTCAGACACTGGAACACTGGAGTACTCAGCCACTGGACCACTGTAGTACTCAGCCACTGGACCACTGGAGTACTCAGCCACTGGACCACTGGAGTACTCAGCCACTGGACCACTGGAGTACTCAGACACTGGAACACTGGAGTACTCAGCCACTGGACCACTGTAGTACTCAGCCACTGGACCACTGTAGTACTCAGCCACTGGACCACTGGAGTACTCAGACACTGGACCACTGGAGTACTCAGACACTGGACCACTGTCGTACTCAGACACTGGAGTACTCAGACACTGGACCACTGGAGGACTCAGACACTGGAGGAATGAAGTTTATGAATGCCTGCTGGGCTGTGTGACAGTGGAGAAGTTTTATGAATACCTGGCTGGGCTGTGAGACAGTGGATTAAGTTTATGAATGTCTGGCATGGGCTGTTAGACAGTGGATGAAGTTTATGAATGTCTGATTGGCTGTGAGACAGTGGATGAAGTTTTATGAATGCCTGCTGGGCTGTGCAGACAGTGGATGAAGTTTCATGAATGGGACCTGGTGCTGTGAGACAGTGATGAAAGTTTATGAATAAGCTGTCTGTGGGACAGTGGATGAAGTTTATGAATGTCTGGCTGGGCTGGAGACAGTGGATGAAGTTTATGAATGCCTGGCTGGGGCTGGAGACAGTGGATGAAAGTTTATGCAATACCTGGCTGGGCTGTGAGACCGTGGATAACTACACCTCTatgtgctctcacacacacacacacacacacactgagacaatcacactaacacacacattagAAGTTAAAACAagtacccctcctctctctcccttccccaaaTCCTTACCTTACCCTGCAGTAGTACTGTGGGTACTGAGGTACTCCAGTGTCCAGTGTTCTGCAGTACTTACAGTGGTCCAGTCGGTCCATGTGTCTGTGACTCCAGTTGGTCCAGTGTCTGATACTCAGTGTCTGAGCTACTCCATCGGTCAGTTGTCTGACTCAGTGAGTCCAGTGTTCTGAGTACTCCAGTGGGTCCAGGTGAGCCTAGTACTCCAGTATCCAGTGTCTGGGAGTACTCCAGTGCGTCCAGTTGTCTGAGTACTCCAATGGTCCAGTTGCCTGAGTACTCCAGTGGTCCAGTGGTGAGTTAACTTACAGTGGTCCAGTGTCTGAGTACTACAGTGTGTCCAGTGTCTGAGTACTCCAGTGTCTGAGTACCACAGTGGTCCAGTGGCCTGAGTACCACAGTGTTCCAGTGTCTGGGTATCCAAGTGGTCCAGTGTCGAGGTACTCCAGTGGTCCAGTGTCTGGGTACTCCAGTGGTCCAGTGTCTGGAGTACTACAGTGGTTCCAGTGTCTGCGGGTACGACAGTGGTCCAGTAGGTCTGCGTACTTACAGCTGAGTCCAGTTCCTTGAGTATACCCAGTGTGGTCCAGTGTCTGGGGTACTTCCAGTGGTCCAGTGTCTGGGTACTCCAGTGGTCAGTGTCTGGGTACTCCAGTGTTCTGAGTACTCCAGTGGTCCAGTGGGACTGAGTGTTCCAGTGTCGTGAGTACNNNNNNNNNNNNNNNNNNNNNNNNNNNNNNNNNNNNNNNNNNNNNNNNNNNNNNNNNNNNNNNNNNNNNNNNNNNNNNNNNNNNNNNNNNNNNNNNNNNNNNNNNNNNNNNNNNNNNNNNNNNNNNNNNNNNNNNNNNNNNNNNNNNNNNNNNNNNNNNNNNNNNNNNNNNNNNNNNNNNNNNNNNNNNNNNNNNNNNNNNNNNNNNNNNNNNNNNNNNNNNNNNNNNNNNNNNNNNNNNNNNNNNNNNNNNNNNNNNNNNNNNNNNNNNNNNNNNNNNNNNNNNNNNNNNNNNNNNNNNNNNNNNNNNNNNNNNNNNNNNNNNNNNNNNNNNNNNNNNNNNNNNNNNNNNNNNNNNNNNNNNNNNNNNNNNNNNNNNNNNNNNNNNNNNNNNNNNNNNNNNNNNNNNNNNNNNNNNNNNNNNNNNNNNNNNNNNNNNNNNNNNNNNNNNNNNNNNNNNNNNNNNNNNNNNNNNNNNNNNNNNNNNNNNNNNNNNNNNNNNNNNNNNNNNNNNNNNNNNNNNNNNNNNNNNNNNNNNNNNNNNNNNNNNNNNNNNNNNNNNNNNNNNNNNNNNNNNNNNNNNNNNNNNNNNNNNNNNNNNNNNNNNNNNNNNNNNNNNNNNNNNNNNNNNNNNNNNNNNNNNNNNNNNNNNNNNNNNNNNNNNNNNNNNNNNNNNNNNNNNNNNNNNNNNNNNNNNNNNNNNNNNNNNNNNNNNNNNNNNNNNNNNNNNNNNNNNNNNNNNNNNNNNNNNNNNNNNNNNNNNNNNNNNNNNNNNNNNNNNNNNNNNNNNNNNNNNNNNNNNNNNNNNNNNNNNNNNNNNNNNNNNNNNNNNNNNNNNNNNNNNNNNNNNNNNNNNNNNNNNNNNNNNNNNNNNNNNNNNNNNNNNNNNNNNNNNNNNNNNNNNNNNNNNNNNNNNNNNNNNNNNNNNNNNNNNNNNNNNNNNNNNNNNNNNNNNNNNNNNNNNNNNNNNNNNNNNNNNNNNNNNNNNNNNNNNNNNNNNNNNNNNNNNNNNNNNNNNNNNNNNNNNNNNNNNNNNNNNNNNNNNNNNNNNNNNNNNNNNNNNNNNNNNNNNNNNNNNNNNNNNNNNNNNNNNNNNNNNNNNNNNNNNNNNNNNNNNNNNNNNNNNNNNNNNNNNNNNNNNNNNNNNNNNNNNNNNNNNNNNNNNNNNNNNNNNNNNNNNNNNNNNNNNNNNNNNNNNNNNNNNNNNNNNNNNNNNNNNNNNNNNNNNNNNNNNNNNNNNNNNNNNNNNNNNNNNNNNNNNNNNNNNNNNNNNNNNNNNNNNNNNNNNNNNNNNNNNNNNNNNNNNNNNNNNNNNNNNNNNNNNNNNNNNNNNNNNNNNNNNNNNNNNNNNNNNNNNNNNNNNNNNNNNNNNNNNNNNNNNNNNNNNNNNNNNNNNNNNNNNNNNNNNNNNNNNNNNNNNNNNNNNNNNNNNNNNNNNNNNNNNNNNNNNNNNNNNNNNNNNNNNNNNNNNNNNNNNNNNNNNNNNNNNNNNNNNNNNNNNNNNNNNNNNNNNNNNNNNNNNNNNNNNNNNNNNNNNNNNNNNNNNNNNNNNNNNNNNNNNNNNNNNNNNNNNNNNNNNNNNNNNNNNNNNNNNNNNNNNNNNNNNNNNNNNNNNNNNNNNNNNNNNNNNNNNNNNNNNNNNNNNNNNNNNNNNNNNNNNNNNNNNNNNNNNNNNNNNNNNNNNNNNNNNNNNNNNNNNNNNNNNNNNNNNNNNNNNNNNNNNNNNNNNNNNNNNNNNNNNNNNNNNNNNNNNNNNNNNNNNNNNNNNNNNNNNNNNNNNNNNNNNNNNNNNNNNNNNNNNNNNNNNNNNNNNNNNNNNNNNNNNNNNNNNNNNNNNNNNNNNNNNNNNNNNNNNNNNNNNNNNNNNNNNNNNNNNNNNNNNNNNNNNNNNNNNNNNNNNNNNNNNNNNNNNNNNNNNNNNNNNNNNNNNNNNNNNNNNNNNNNNNNNNNNNNNNNNNNNNNNNNNNNNNNNNNNNNNNNNNNNNNNNNNNNNNNNNNNNNNNNNNNNNNNNNNNNNNNNNNNNNNNNNNNNNNNNNNNNNNNNNNNNNNNNNNNNNNNNNNNNNNNNNNNNNNNNNNNNNNNNNNNNNNNNNNNNNNNNNNNNNNNNNNNNNNNNNNNNNNNNNNNNNNNNNNNNNNNNNNNNNNNNNNNNNNNNNNNNNNNNNNNNNNNNNNNNNNNNNNNNNNNNNNNNNNNNNNNNNNNNNNNNNNNNNNNNNNNNNNNNNNNNNNNNNNNNNNNNNNNNNNNNNNNNNNNNNNNNNNNNNNNNNNNNNNNNNNNNNNNNNNNNNNNNNNNNNNNNNNNNNNNNNNNNNNNNNNNNNNNNNNNNNNNNNNNNNNNNNNNNNNNNNNNNNNNNNNNNNNNNNNNNNNNNNNNNNNNNNNNNNNNNNNNNNNNNNNNNNNNNNNNNNNNNNNNNNNNNNNNNNNNNNNNNNNNNNNNNNNNNNNNNNNNNNNNNNNNNNNNNNNNNNNNNNNNNNNNNNNNNNNNNNNNNNNNNNNNNNNNNNNNNNNNNNNNNNNNNNNNNNNNNNNNNNNNNNNNNNNNNNNNNNNNNNNNNNNNNNNNNNNNNNNNNNNNNNNNNNNNNNNNNNNNNNNNNNNNNNNNNNNNNNNNNNNNNNNNNNNNNNNNNNNNNNNNNNNNNNNNNNNNNNNNNNNNNNNNNNNNNNNNNNNNNNNNNNNNNNNNNNNNNNNccgtccctacactctaaccactaggctacctaccgtccctacactctaaccactaggctacctgccgtctctacactctaaccattaggctacctgccgtccctacactctaaccactaggctacctgccgtccctacactctaaccactaggctacctaccgcccataatgaagaggaagaggacccCTGTAGGGGTGCTTATGGAGAAGATAGTTAGACTCACTGTCACCTCTTTactcctctttctcgctctcctcctcctttctccccctctctccctccctctctctctctttctcttctcctccttacttcctctctatctctttctcttctcctccttacttcctctctatctctgtctcctccctctcctctctgtctctctctcctctcccttcctctctatctctcttccttcctccctctcctctctctctcctctcccgtctcctccctctctccaggtctGATGTACATGCTGTTGAAGCACCTGGCAGATCGCTACAACATGTACTATGCCTACCTTCCCTCCAAGCTGGACAAGAAGATCCACTCTGGGGCCGTCAACCAGGTGGTGGCAGCACCCATCCTCTGTCTCTTCTGGCTCCTGTTCTTCTCCACTCTCCGCACAGGTATGAGGTCGCCATCTAGTGGCCGTTCTGGGTCATAACAGACTATCTGATAATGtattaaatctttatttaactaggctagtcagttaataacaaattcttatttacaatgacgtcctaccccggggaaaccctaacgacgctgggccaattgtatggGTGCCcaatgggattcccaatcacagccctggaatcgaaccagggtctgtagtgacgcctcgagcactgagatgcagtgccttagaccgctgcgccactcgggagccccaaatgggaccctattcccgatgtagtgcactgcttttgacctgaGCCAATGGCGACTTGTTTCTTTACGTAGAGCACTGCTTTTGACTCGGGACCATAGGGAACGCATCCTACTGACATGTTgattctctcgctccctctctctctctcgctctctctccatctctctctctcttcatctctctctttctctccatctctctctctcttcatctctctctttctctccatctctctctctcttcatctctctctttctctctctcNNNNNNNNNNNNNNNNNNNNNNNNNNNNNNNNNNNNNNNNNNNNNNNNNNNNNNNNNNNNNNNNNNNNNNNNNNNNNNNNNNNNNNNNNNNNNNNNNNNNNNNNNNNNNNNNNNNNNNNNNNNNNNNNNNNNNNNNNNNNNNNNNNNNNNNNNNNNNNNNNNNNNNNNNNNNNNNNNNNNNNNNNNNNNNNNNNNNNNNNNNNNNNNNNNNNNNNNNNNNNNNNNNNNNNNNNNNNNNNNNNNNNNNNNNNNNNNNNNNNNNNNNNNNNNNNNNNNNNNNNNNNNNNNNNNNNNNNNNNNNNNNNNNNNNNNNNNNNNNNNNNNNNNNNNNNNNNNNNNNNNNNNNNNNNNNNNNNNNNNNNNNNNNNNNNNNNNNNNNNNNNNNNNNNNNNNNNNNNNNNNNNNNNNNNNNNNNNNNNNNNNNNNNNNNNNNNNNNNNNNNNNNNNNNNNNNNNNNNNNNNNNNNNNNNNNNNNNNCAAGAGAgaatgaggatggagagagagagaaaggagagacgagagagagagagagaggagagagagagagatggagaggagcgagagctctctctccatctctctcttcatctccatctctctctccatctctttctctctccatctctctttttctctttctcttttttttccctcttcatctctctctctccctctctctctctctctctctctcaggtttctCCGCCCCTACCTCTATGTTTACCTTCATCGTTCTGATCATCACCATCATCGTCTGCCTGTCCCATGTCTGCTTCGGACACTTCAAATATCTCAGCGCTCACAACTACAAGGTAAAAACACCCACCAGCCAGAGAGACTCTCCTTATTTATAatgttgaagtgttttctatttCATTAATTTAACCAGGAAAGTAATTGAGAACAAATTATCTTGTACCATAAGGATCCTCCTGTATGCAATATGAGTCATATTATGCATTTATAGACAAGTTATTACAATCTTAACATCTCATTGGGGGAAACTTAGGTTCTACGGGATTTAATGGCCAGGGGTGATAACGTTTAAACGGTTTAAACAACGTTGGGATCGTTAACGTTAAGAAAAATCCTTAACCGAAAAACGATGCTTTCCCCACAAATCAAAttacagtgcagttatcacagaACAGATTATTTTCCTTGTTGTATCCTAACTAGATGATGGGCTAGGAAGTCCTGGGGAAAGTTGTGTAATTTTAAATAAAACCACATAAGAAGAGGTGTACTTTAGGCTACTGAGGGGAATTTGAGAGGCATACAAGACTAGACATTGCGAGATACAGATAACCAAGGCATATGAACACAGTTCTGcctaacccccccctcctcctctctctctccctcacactggcCTGCTCTTCAGTCTGTTGCCTGTAGACTATccaagctaacatatggaattgttttaagatggtcataacatatggaattgttttaagatggtcataacttatggaattgttttaagatggccaTAACTTATGGAATtcttttaagatggtcataacaTGGAACATTTAGCTATTGTGATTTAGAATTGTAAGGGACGCCTTCTAAGGGgatccccccgccccccccaaaaaagaaaaaaaagagcttAGCAAACTATTCTGGTAGAAGGGGTTGCTCATAAGCGGAAACCACGTGTAACTAATAAACTAAAACCGGAGCAAGGAAAGGCCCTAACAAAATCCAACAGACTCAGTTACAGCGCAGCTCTGTCACGGAGAGAAGAAGTGGGCCAAAAGATTCACCCAactatgtgggaagcttgtgggaaagGCTACCGATGAAAAAACTTGAGAAGCCCAAGTTAGATACTGATTATAAAGGCAAATGCTTAACCAAATATATCAAATTGAGTGGTAGCATGGTAAAACTATAAGCTGACTACAATGGGAGAAGCGCTATGGATGAAGAATAAGAGCTGAAAGTAAATAATGTTATCTCTACTATATTCCTGAGCATTTTCGACATGGCATTTGAAGATTAATAGAAGTGTGTCTAAGCTGAACCTATAGAGGGAATTGTATTACtaactgattaaatgtcaggaaaattAGGATGAATAAACTGgtttaaatgtaatttggctAAAGGTGTTATGCGGTAAACCTTTCTTGACTTCAACGCGTATTATaccattgtgtgtgtttattttctccCATTAACATCTCGTGGCGCCCCCCCCCCTACCCACAGATGCGACTAAGCGGAGAAGATGTGGGTATAAGGCCGAACCGGTTCCCGTCAGCCGCACGAAAACCGCTCTCGTCCCTTTTATAGTCCGAGCAGTTTTAAGAAAGTACCTGACCCCTGTCTGCCTCAGTCTAAGTCTAACCCGTTCATCCCTTCAAGTAAGTCAGTCTATGAACCACACCTCTCCTTCGATAAGGCTCAGTACGAGAGAGAGGGTTTCCATCAGCGACACGAAGCTAGAGACCCATGGGTGTAGTCCTTCAATATAGAAGGCATGTAATATTAACTATACCAACTAGCACCGAAGTTCCTCAGTCTAGACTACCTCTCCCTTCAATAAGTCAGCAGTAAGTACCGTTTCCTCAGCCTAGACTACCTCTCCCTTCAATAAGTCAGCAGTAAGTACCGTTTCCTCAGCCTAGACTACCTCTCCCTCCAATAAGTCAGCAGTATGTACCGTTTCCTCAGCCTAGACTACCTCTCCCTTCAATAAGTCAGCAGTAAGTACCGTTTCCTCAGCCTCGACGACCTCTCCCTGACCTTTCTCCTCctttctatccctcctctcttcttcttctttcccaaCAACAGCAGATGTACATTGCCTCGGTCCTCCAGGACCCCAGCTTAGACGAGCTGGGTTCGGCTGGCAGCGGGGTCAGCGAGGGTTCGCAGGACGAGGAGATCATCCAAGTGGGGAACAGCCTCAATGAGGCCGACTTCCAGGTAGCCTGCCGACGTGCCCTTTGAGCAAGGCGCTTCAATTCTTGTAATTTCTCCCGGGGGGTGCTGCCCTGCAGCTTAACTTCCAactcctcgtgtgtgtgtgtcctcgggGGGATTGGGTTGTTGTGAGCATAAAGATAAGTTCCTCTTACTCTGCAAGTGATTGGACAATAAAGTATTCTCCTTTTTCTTCCAGAGTGGCGAGGACAGTCTTCTCGCTAACGAGGTGCGGCACTGACGTCAGGGGACGCCGGAGACGGCTGTCAGGGTGGAGACGGAGGAcggggagagagaagatgagactGAGATGGCAGAAACTAAAGTTTAATTTCACCCGAGTGGATGGATGCACTGACCTAGTGTGTTAAGCTACAGAGCTGAAACGGACGGACACAGCTTTAAAAGACATGGATAGACCACTAACCTTGAAGTCCTGAACAGACTATTACATtgtctacacaccacacaccacacaccacaccacacacaccacacacacacacacagtgtgtctaCTAAAGGACGGGTAACTCTCCCTTACAACTATTGATCTAGCGCTGACTGTGAAGGAGAGATCTTTCCTTCCCATAATCCTTTGCCTGTTCTGCCTGCACCCCTAATCGTCTCTGTGCCCTAGAGGCTTCGTCACAATAAGCAGCCTAATAtgagaagatgaagaagaggaggaggaggaatgtctGTCAGCATACAGCACATCACACAACatccacacacagcaccacacaacacacacacacacacataacacacacacagccatcacacacaacacacacacacacacacaacacgcacactgTTCTCCTGTCTTGGTCTCCCCCTGCTCTGTCCCGACGGTCTCCGGGAGTCTCTGGGTGGTTCCAAccctgtgtaaaaaaataaataaaaaaaggaatgTGGTCACCATGACGACGACCACTGTAACAAACTGAACTTAACACTCCTCTGCTTTTCATTTTTGTTGTTCAGCAACAAAAACTCTGGAtttgtaaaatagccttttttttGGAAATGGTATTTATTTTTAGGCATGGTTATTTTTAAGTTGGTCTGAAAACTTTAATAATCAATTAACTACTTGTTTtcgacataaaaaaaaaacttaaaaaactactgtggatggatggatggatcatGGAACATGGATACTGTCCCTCGTAACAACAAGGTCGCTCTGTCTTCTGGCCTGTTCTGCCCTGAGCGACTGTAGTGGGACTGCGGCTCCAGACTGAGCCCTAATGGAGCCGCCCTAACATAACTGAAGGCAGTCCAGAGCCCCTAGTGGAGAGGAGGACGCCCCCAGGAAGCAGATATGAAGTGGATATGACAGCCCAACCTCTACCCTGTTTTTCATCCCA
This portion of the Salvelinus sp. IW2-2015 linkage group LG4q.1:29, ASM291031v2, whole genome shotgun sequence genome encodes:
- the LOC111962523 gene encoding LOW QUALITY PROTEIN: CSC1-like protein 2 (The sequence of the model RefSeq protein was modified relative to this genomic sequence to represent the inferred CDS: substituted 2 bases at 2 genomic stop codons), with the protein product MYMLLKHLADRYNMYYAYLPSKLDKKIHSGAVNQVVAAPILCLFWLLFFSTLRTGFSAPTSMFTFIVLIITIIVCLSHVCFGHFKYLSAHNYKVKTPTSQRDSPYLXCXSTTSPSNKSAQMYIASVLQDPSLDELGSAGSGVSEGSQDEEIIQVGNSLNEADFQSGEDSLLANEVRH